Within Dethiobacter alkaliphilus AHT 1, the genomic segment TTTTTTGTGTCCTAACTAATCGACATAATTTTCTACAGTATAAACAAAAAGGCCATACGCTGTCAAGCAGTGCGTACAGCCCGCATTAAATGCAATTTTCTAAGCGCCTCGCCTGGCCTCTTCTTCGGACTGTTCATCCAGGGTGATCCAGTCTTCCATCTCCAGTGCGGCCAGTTGGGCCTCCACCAAAGAACGGAAACGCATTTTGTAAATTTGCGCCTGCTTATAGACCTCGTCTTGGTCGGCAAGAATCCGGCTTGCCTTATAACGGGCCTCGTCCAGCATCCGGTTGGCATCTTTTTCCGCTTCCCGGCGAATCAGGTCCGCCTCTTTGGAAGCGTTACGCTTTACCTCTTCCGCCGTTTCCTGAGCAACCACGATGGCGTTATGCAGGGTTTCCTCCAGCTTATGATAATGGCTAAGCTTTTCTTTTAACTGAGACATCTGCTCTTTGGCTGAAATATTTTCCTTAATCAGCTCTTCAAAGTCTTTGGCCACACGCTCCAAAAACTCATCTACTTCACTGGCGGACAGGCCGCGCATAGACCGGCTAAACTCTTTATTTTGGATATCAATCGGTGTTAATGGCAAATCAGTCACCCCCGCATAATTTTCCACTCTAACCATAATTTCGTGCTAATTCCCAAAAAATCCTGCTCTTAAATACGTTTTTTCAGCAAAAGCTGAAT encodes:
- a CDS encoding DivIVA domain-containing protein → MTDLPLTPIDIQNKEFSRSMRGLSASEVDEFLERVAKDFEELIKENISAKEQMSQLKEKLSHYHKLEETLHNAIVVAQETAEEVKRNASKEADLIRREAEKDANRMLDEARYKASRILADQDEVYKQAQIYKMRFRSLVEAQLAALEMEDWITLDEQSEEEARRGA